The following are encoded in a window of Neomicrococcus lactis genomic DNA:
- a CDS encoding IclR family transcriptional regulator — protein sequence MTFPYETTTPQLTSSDEGLDALTRGSGVGVVDKSIAILNALEAGPVSLAELVSATGIARPTAHRIAQALVHHRMAAKDMQGRFMLGPRLVELSAATGEDRLTTAAGPILISLRDATGESSQVFRRQGDFRVCVASAERPVGLRDTIPVGTKLSMRAGSAAQVLLAWEDHARLLEGLTNARFTPTILSAVRRRGWAQSLGEREPGVSSVSAPVRGPSGRVVAAVSISGPIERLTRQPGRLYSEVVVQAAHNLSDALKDR from the coding sequence ATGACTTTCCCTTATGAAACTACGACGCCGCAGCTCACCTCTAGCGATGAGGGCCTGGACGCGCTCACTCGCGGTAGCGGCGTAGGCGTTGTGGATAAGTCGATCGCGATCCTCAACGCACTCGAAGCAGGACCAGTCTCCCTCGCGGAATTGGTGTCGGCGACAGGGATTGCCCGACCCACCGCGCACCGTATTGCTCAAGCGCTAGTCCACCACCGCATGGCGGCCAAGGACATGCAGGGTCGCTTTATGTTGGGGCCGCGACTCGTTGAACTTTCCGCCGCTACCGGCGAGGACCGGCTCACCACGGCTGCCGGACCTATTCTCATCAGCTTGCGAGACGCCACGGGCGAGTCCTCGCAGGTGTTCCGCCGCCAAGGCGACTTCCGCGTGTGCGTAGCGAGTGCTGAGCGTCCAGTAGGTTTGCGAGATACCATTCCTGTGGGCACCAAGCTCTCTATGAGAGCTGGATCGGCGGCGCAAGTGCTGCTGGCGTGGGAAGACCATGCACGTCTTTTGGAAGGGCTGACCAACGCCCGCTTCACGCCGACCATTCTTTCGGCGGTCCGCCGCCGCGGTTGGGCACAAAGTTTGGGCGAACGAGAGCCCGGCGTTTCTTCGGTGTCTGCGCCGGTTCGAGGTCCGTCCGGAAGAGTAGTTGCGGCCGTCTCGATTTCTGGACCGATTGAACGTCTGACCCGTCAGCCCGGTCGGTTGTACTCAGAAGTGGTTGTCCAGGCAGCGCACAATCTCAGCGACGCTTTGAAAGACCGCTAG
- the leuC gene encoding 3-isopropylmalate dehydratase large subunit: MSGIQQPKTLAEKVWEQHVVMHGEGEGDAQQPDLIYIDLHLLHEVTSPQAFEGLRLAGRPLRRPDLTIATEDHNTPTLDIDKPIADPISRKQIETLRANCKEFGVRLHSLGDKEQGIVHVVGPQLGLTQPGMTVVCGDSHTSTHGAFGALAFGIGTSEVEHVMATQTLSLKPFKTMSITVNGTLQPGVSSKDIILAVIAKIGTGGGQGYVLEYRGTAIEKLSMDARMTICNMSIEAGARAGMIAPDETTFEYLKGRPHAPEGEDWDAAVAAWRELRTDDGATFDAEVEIDADTLEPFVTWGTNPGQGVSLSDRVPSPEDFADENAKASAEKALEYMGLEAGTPMKDIRVDTVFLGSCTNSRMEDLRAAADIIKGRQKDPNVRMIVVPGSARVRLEAEAAGLDKIFKDFGAEWRFAGCSMCLGMNPDQLAPGERCASTSNRNFEGRQGKGGRTHLVSPVVAAATAIRGTLSAPSDVA, encoded by the coding sequence ATGTCTGGCATTCAGCAGCCCAAAACCTTGGCTGAGAAAGTCTGGGAACAACACGTCGTGATGCACGGTGAAGGCGAGGGCGACGCACAGCAGCCTGACCTCATCTACATCGACCTGCATCTGTTGCATGAAGTGACTTCCCCGCAGGCTTTTGAAGGCTTGCGCCTTGCTGGACGCCCGCTCCGCCGACCGGACCTTACGATCGCTACCGAGGATCACAACACCCCGACCTTGGACATCGACAAGCCGATTGCCGATCCTATTAGCCGCAAGCAGATCGAAACCTTGCGCGCGAACTGTAAAGAATTTGGCGTGCGACTGCACTCGCTCGGTGACAAAGAGCAAGGCATTGTTCACGTCGTGGGACCGCAGCTTGGTCTGACGCAGCCCGGCATGACCGTGGTGTGCGGTGACTCCCACACCTCGACGCACGGTGCCTTCGGTGCTCTCGCGTTCGGCATCGGTACCTCCGAAGTTGAGCACGTTATGGCGACGCAGACGTTGAGCCTGAAGCCGTTCAAGACCATGTCCATCACGGTCAACGGAACCTTGCAGCCGGGCGTTTCCTCGAAGGACATCATTTTGGCGGTCATCGCGAAGATCGGTACCGGCGGCGGACAGGGCTACGTCCTGGAGTACCGCGGCACGGCTATCGAGAAGCTCTCGATGGATGCTCGTATGACCATCTGCAACATGTCGATTGAAGCCGGTGCTCGCGCTGGCATGATCGCTCCGGATGAGACCACTTTCGAATATTTGAAGGGCCGACCGCACGCTCCTGAAGGCGAGGATTGGGACGCTGCGGTTGCCGCGTGGCGCGAATTGCGCACGGACGACGGCGCAACGTTTGACGCTGAAGTGGAAATCGACGCCGACACGTTGGAGCCATTCGTGACGTGGGGAACCAACCCAGGCCAGGGTGTTTCCTTGTCTGACCGCGTTCCTTCGCCAGAAGACTTCGCCGACGAGAACGCCAAGGCATCCGCCGAAAAGGCCCTCGAATACATGGGCCTCGAAGCCGGAACGCCAATGAAAGACATCCGTGTAGACACCGTGTTCTTGGGCTCTTGTACGAACTCCCGCATGGAAGATTTGCGCGCCGCCGCAGACATCATCAAGGGACGCCAGAAGGATCCTAACGTTCGCATGATTGTGGTGCCCGGCTCCGCGCGTGTTCGGTTGGAAGCTGAAGCTGCCGGTCTGGACAAGATCTTCAAGGACTTCGGTGCAGAATGGCGCTTCGCCGGTTGCTCGATGTGCTTGGGCATGAACCCGGACCAGCTGGCACCGGGGGAGCGTTGCGCATCTACCTCAAACCGTAACTTTGAAGGACGTCAGGGCAAGGGCGGTCGTACCCACCTTGTTTCTCCTGTTGTCGCCGCGGCTACCGCCATTCGCGGCACGCTGTCCGCCCCGAGCGACGTGGCATAG
- the leuD gene encoding 3-isopropylmalate dehydratase small subunit: MEKFTTHTGIGVPLRSSNVDTDQIIPAVYLKRITRTGFEDALFAGWRNDPNFILNKEPYSSGTVLVAGPDFGTGSSREHAVWALKDYGFKVVLSSRFADIFRGNSGKQGLLAAQVAQDDIEIIWKEIENNPGTTVTVDLESKTVTCGSVSAPFDIDDYTRWRLIEGLDDIDLTLKQEADITAYEATRPAFKPTTLPAKS; the protein is encoded by the coding sequence ATGGAGAAATTCACTACTCACACCGGAATCGGTGTCCCACTGCGCTCTAGCAACGTCGACACGGACCAGATTATCCCGGCCGTCTACCTCAAGCGCATCACGCGTACGGGTTTTGAAGATGCGCTGTTTGCCGGGTGGCGCAACGACCCCAACTTCATCCTGAACAAAGAGCCATACTCGTCCGGCACAGTGCTGGTGGCCGGACCTGACTTCGGTACGGGTTCCTCACGCGAGCACGCCGTGTGGGCGCTCAAGGACTACGGCTTCAAGGTAGTACTGTCATCCCGCTTCGCCGACATCTTCCGAGGTAACTCGGGCAAGCAGGGGTTGTTGGCCGCGCAGGTGGCTCAGGATGACATCGAGATCATTTGGAAAGAGATCGAAAACAACCCAGGCACTACCGTCACGGTTGATCTGGAATCGAAGACCGTGACGTGTGGCTCCGTATCCGCGCCTTTTGATATCGATGACTACACTCGCTGGCGCCTGATTGAGGGCCTTGACGACATCGACCTGACGCTCAAGCAGGAAGCGGACATCACGGCTTACGAAGCAACCCGCCCGGCGTTCAAGCCGACGACGTTGCCAGCGAAGAGCTAG
- a CDS encoding glycosyltransferase family 4 protein, translated as MLKTSKTSKKQVRISAATDWPFSLKNLWAMRGPLLETWRAEPVSMIVNLHRRRGNQRTAAVIDFVSQRSSGFPLVGVSALTALLAEDAATLEKRLNVAKSVKLTSRGAKVLADIAITAGHVGLAEVFAASMTNSNSGARVTRAKLLWHNGELSKAIEQLSGSNHRESRLREFYSAEREVFGGWRPRLESLEDFSPIPNVVLHLLTNSLPHTESGYTQRSHSILLEQAKSGVEVHAVTRLGYPQSIGVPHAHGVDIVDGIKYHRMSLDGPRLNLRDHHQQEAEKLLDLVSTIRPSVIHTTTHFVNGLVAGAVSRAAGIPWIYEIRGQLSDTWASKRGPEAVRSERYLSFKREELAVARSADAVITIGEQMRELLISREMDSSSISMAPNAVGESFLVSPRSAEMVRAELGLEVSPIFMGTVSSLVEYEGLETLIQAYALLRSRRDDIRLLIVGDGASGLRLRRAATELGLDPATIFTGRVPREQAVKYHQALDIFVVPRQDLLVTRAVTPLKPVEAMAMERPVVASDLPALREIVTDGVTGVLVPPSDHVELAKALEELVDDSELRLRMGRAGRESVLQNRTWRSSVQASLKLYKQFSERNTSTIND; from the coding sequence ATGCTAAAGACGTCGAAGACTTCTAAAAAGCAGGTTCGCATTAGCGCCGCCACTGACTGGCCATTCTCGCTGAAGAATCTGTGGGCTATGAGAGGTCCGCTGCTGGAGACTTGGCGCGCGGAACCAGTGTCGATGATTGTCAATTTGCATAGGCGCCGAGGGAATCAACGCACGGCCGCCGTTATTGACTTTGTCAGCCAGCGAAGCTCTGGTTTTCCCTTGGTCGGTGTCTCCGCGTTGACAGCGTTGCTAGCTGAAGATGCCGCAACGCTGGAAAAGCGTTTGAATGTGGCCAAGAGCGTTAAGCTCACCTCCAGAGGTGCAAAGGTCCTCGCTGACATAGCTATCACTGCCGGCCATGTGGGTCTTGCTGAAGTGTTTGCTGCGTCGATGACTAACTCAAACTCGGGTGCACGTGTCACTCGCGCAAAGCTTCTCTGGCATAACGGCGAGCTCTCGAAGGCTATTGAGCAACTTTCAGGCTCCAATCATCGGGAGAGCCGGTTACGCGAGTTCTACTCAGCCGAGCGGGAAGTTTTCGGAGGCTGGCGGCCACGGCTCGAAAGTCTTGAAGATTTCTCGCCGATTCCCAATGTTGTCCTTCATCTATTGACGAATTCGTTGCCACATACGGAGTCTGGATATACGCAACGCTCGCATTCCATTCTCTTGGAACAAGCCAAATCCGGTGTGGAAGTTCATGCTGTGACCCGGCTTGGTTACCCGCAGAGCATCGGCGTCCCACATGCTCACGGTGTCGACATTGTTGACGGCATCAAATATCACCGAATGTCTCTTGATGGTCCACGACTTAACCTGCGGGATCATCATCAGCAAGAAGCCGAAAAGCTGTTAGATCTCGTTAGTACCATTCGGCCTTCTGTGATCCACACCACCACCCACTTTGTTAACGGTCTAGTAGCAGGTGCTGTCTCCAGAGCTGCAGGTATTCCCTGGATCTACGAAATCCGGGGGCAACTCTCTGATACTTGGGCCTCGAAGCGAGGACCAGAAGCGGTAAGAAGTGAGCGGTACCTCTCGTTCAAACGAGAAGAATTGGCCGTAGCTCGTTCGGCAGACGCGGTGATCACCATTGGCGAGCAAATGAGAGAACTCTTGATTTCCCGTGAGATGGACTCCAGCTCCATTTCCATGGCTCCGAATGCGGTGGGGGAGTCGTTTCTTGTCTCTCCGAGAAGCGCGGAGATGGTACGGGCTGAACTGGGGCTTGAGGTGTCCCCGATATTCATGGGGACCGTGAGCTCACTTGTGGAGTACGAGGGTCTGGAGACCCTGATTCAAGCCTATGCCCTCCTTCGGTCTAGGAGGGACGATATTCGTCTCCTGATAGTGGGCGATGGCGCATCGGGGCTGCGTTTGCGACGCGCAGCCACAGAACTTGGACTCGATCCCGCAACGATCTTCACTGGACGGGTGCCTCGAGAACAAGCAGTTAAGTATCACCAGGCACTGGACATCTTTGTTGTCCCGAGACAGGACCTCTTGGTTACGCGCGCAGTTACCCCGCTGAAACCAGTTGAAGCAATGGCCATGGAACGGCCTGTTGTAGCTTCCGATCTGCCCGCCCTTCGCGAAATCGTCACCGACGGAGTGACTGGTGTCCTCGTACCTCCTTCAGATCATGTAGAACTCGCAAAGGCTCTGGAGGAATTGGTGGATGACTCGGAATTGCGCCTTCGAATGGGGCGCGCCGGGCGAGAGTCGGTCTTGCAGAATCGCACATGGCGCAGCAGCGTACAAGCTAGCCTCAAGCTGTACAAACAATTTTCTGAGAGAAACACCAGCACAATAAATGACTGA
- a CDS encoding ABC transporter permease has protein sequence MTEQQSQPSEFNQVHLDLSGMRHLYHRPRLGDYISQMWRARTLAFSEARASVLLKNQRSYLGGVWLVLNPILNGLVYFAVFGLVLRVGSRVENYLGFLFIGMFMFQMTSGTITQSADSIFSLRRVITSLSLPVAMAPSINTLRRWLDGLPSYLVMVLLVLLIPPMETLSWKALFIIPLIALQFVLSLGMAYVAAYVVSRVHDFTNILTVGIRGWMFASGVMFPVTDISNLHPTLGVLVHWNPLHHVLEIARSVLLYDTFPSWGSWEILGIWAIGTLVLGLFLIWRREGKYDFNDV, from the coding sequence ATGACTGAACAACAGAGTCAACCCAGTGAGTTCAATCAGGTGCACCTTGATCTTTCGGGAATGCGCCATCTTTACCACCGTCCGCGGCTTGGCGACTACATTTCGCAAATGTGGCGCGCACGCACACTGGCGTTCAGTGAAGCTCGAGCAAGCGTTTTGCTCAAGAACCAACGTAGCTATCTAGGTGGCGTCTGGCTGGTTCTGAATCCAATCTTGAACGGGCTCGTCTACTTCGCTGTTTTTGGGCTTGTCTTGCGTGTGGGATCCCGTGTGGAAAACTACTTAGGTTTCTTGTTTATCGGAATGTTCATGTTTCAGATGACTTCCGGAACTATTACCCAAAGTGCTGACTCTATTTTCTCTTTGCGAAGAGTAATCACGAGCCTTTCCCTGCCGGTAGCTATGGCGCCTAGTATCAATACGCTTCGGCGGTGGCTCGATGGCTTGCCTTCGTATCTTGTTATGGTGCTTTTGGTATTGCTCATTCCTCCAATGGAAACGCTGAGTTGGAAAGCACTGTTCATCATCCCTCTCATCGCTCTCCAATTCGTTCTGTCTCTGGGAATGGCTTACGTGGCCGCCTACGTTGTGTCTCGTGTCCACGACTTCACCAATATTTTGACTGTCGGAATACGCGGCTGGATGTTTGCATCGGGGGTGATGTTCCCTGTTACGGATATCTCCAATCTGCATCCAACGTTGGGGGTGCTTGTGCATTGGAACCCCTTGCATCACGTTCTCGAAATCGCACGAAGTGTGTTGTTATATGACACTTTTCCGAGCTGGGGTTCGTGGGAAATTCTGGGAATTTGGGCTATTGGGACGCTCGTACTTGGACTTTTCTTGATTTGGCGGAGGGAAGGAAAGTATGACTTCAATGACGTCTGA